A genomic stretch from Desulfotignum balticum DSM 7044 includes:
- a CDS encoding DUF2442 domain-containing protein: protein MIPEVVDAKYVRDYIVFIRFADGKAGTVDLKDVLQGPMFQPLRNKDIFCQFQIHPEFKTLFWDNGADIAPEFLYEQLRVPEAV from the coding sequence ATGATCCCTGAAGTCGTGGACGCAAAATATGTTCGAGATTATATCGTTTTTATTCGTTTTGCAGATGGTAAAGCGGGAACCGTTGATCTGAAGGATGTGTTGCAAGGGCCGATGTTTCAGCCCTTAAGAAATAAAGACATTTTTTGCCAATTTCAGATTCATCCTGAATTTAAGACGCTGTTCTGGGACAACGGTGCTGACATTGCCCCTGAATTTTTGTATGAGCAGCTACGTGTGCCAGAAGCGGTTTGA
- a CDS encoding PIN domain-containing protein, translated as MKILFDTNVVLDVMLDREPFAEPASELMSLVESKKISGLLCATTVTTIHYLSTRVLGSAKAQNQIRDLTMLFEIAAVNRTVIEDALISKFSDFEDAVLYQAARHAGAKAIVTRDLKGFKGSELPIYSPVEMLTALQLSNTRGD; from the coding sequence GTGAAAATTCTTTTTGATACCAATGTGGTTCTTGATGTCATGCTTGACCGGGAACCCTTTGCAGAACCGGCAAGCGAACTGATGTCTCTTGTTGAAAGCAAAAAAATATCAGGATTGCTGTGTGCCACAACAGTGACCACGATCCATTATCTATCCACCCGGGTGCTGGGATCAGCCAAAGCGCAGAATCAAATCAGGGATCTTACCATGCTTTTCGAAATCGCCGCTGTCAACAGAACCGTGATTGAAGACGCTCTTATTTCAAAATTTTCAGATTTTGAAGATGCTGTATTATATCAAGCCGCCCGCCATGCAGGAGCAAAAGCGATCGTTACAAGAGATTTAAAAGGATTTAAAGGATCTGAGCTGCCAATCTACAGCCCTGTTGAAATGCTTACAGCACTTCAGCTGTCAAATACCCGGGGTGACTGA
- a CDS encoding DUF6364 family protein, giving the protein MNTKLTLRLEENLIRAAKRHAGTLGKSVSQMVADYFYLLDTHSMDNKQPLTPIVASLRGSLKESGVDEKTYKRYLEDKYL; this is encoded by the coding sequence ATGAATACCAAACTCACACTCCGGCTTGAGGAAAACCTGATCAGAGCTGCTAAAAGACATGCCGGCACACTTGGCAAATCGGTTTCTCAAATGGTTGCTGATTATTTTTATCTGCTGGACACCCATTCTATGGATAACAAACAACCACTCACGCCCATCGTGGCATCGTTGAGAGGGTCCTTGAAGGAATCCGGTGTTGATGAAAAAACGTATAAAAGATATCTGGAAGACAAATATCTGTGA
- a CDS encoding CBS domain-containing protein, with amino-acid sequence MFVVSAFEIGLTALLVGAGTYLLSRSVLVAGFLAVMSVTTAPAATQMVIRECQSEGPLTDTILPLIGINNLLAIVVFILLGNLLPDAAGSVSKTVYQLAVPVGLGIGIGVLTAVMDQRLTRQVDRQILVLAAVFISVGLAGFLEVSAMLATLFAGVATVNASPFRDRTIKDLSVVDYPLYVFFFIMAGAELHLESLVHMGWIGAAYVVLRSGGKYFGCTLGAFAAGASHVQKRWLGPAMLAQAGLAIGLAGTLARSWPGPGQSIQTVVLAAVVVFEVAGPFLTRWSLVNAGEVTVLNLMALRSPVGFTEGLGLAVHQVKDAFGIALSGAAGQRAGICVSHIMRRNVEPIPNDTPFDEVLKALGHSRYDQLPVVNRQNELVGVIKYTDIADTLFEPGLRHIVVAGDIATRVPLKLTPDDSIETAMAALKKHSGNTWLVVVDKNDPKKLLGMVRHNEVLSTHLYQDAESNRR; translated from the coding sequence CTGTTTGTTGTCAGCGCCTTTGAAATCGGGCTGACGGCATTGCTGGTGGGGGCGGGCACCTATCTGCTGAGCCGGTCCGTTCTGGTGGCCGGATTTCTGGCCGTGATGTCCGTGACCACGGCACCGGCCGCCACCCAGATGGTCATACGGGAGTGTCAGTCCGAGGGTCCGTTGACAGACACCATCCTGCCCTTGATCGGCATCAACAACCTGCTGGCCATTGTCGTTTTTATCCTGTTGGGCAACCTGCTGCCCGATGCGGCAGGATCTGTTTCAAAAACAGTGTATCAGTTGGCCGTTCCCGTGGGGCTGGGCATCGGTATCGGTGTTTTGACCGCCGTGATGGACCAGCGGCTGACCCGCCAGGTGGACCGGCAGATTCTGGTTCTGGCCGCCGTGTTCATCAGTGTGGGCCTGGCTGGGTTTCTGGAGGTGTCTGCCATGCTGGCCACGCTTTTCGCCGGTGTAGCCACCGTGAATGCGTCTCCGTTCAGGGACCGGACCATCAAAGACCTGTCAGTGGTTGACTATCCGCTGTATGTGTTTTTTTTCATTATGGCGGGGGCGGAACTTCACCTGGAATCCCTGGTGCACATGGGATGGATCGGTGCGGCGTATGTGGTGCTGCGGAGTGGGGGCAAGTATTTCGGCTGCACCCTGGGGGCGTTTGCCGCCGGTGCCTCCCATGTGCAGAAGAGATGGCTGGGGCCTGCTATGCTGGCCCAGGCAGGCCTGGCCATCGGGCTTGCCGGCACCCTGGCCCGGTCCTGGCCCGGCCCAGGGCAAAGCATCCAGACGGTGGTGCTGGCGGCAGTGGTGGTGTTCGAGGTGGCCGGACCTTTTCTGACACGGTGGTCCCTGGTGAATGCCGGTGAGGTGACCGTGCTCAATCTCATGGCCTTGCGGAGTCCTGTGGGGTTCACCGAAGGCCTGGGCCTGGCTGTGCACCAGGTGAAAGATGCCTTTGGGATCGCCCTTTCCGGGGCCGCCGGCCAGCGGGCCGGTATCTGCGTCTCCCATATCATGCGGCGAAATGTGGAACCGATCCCCAATGACACCCCGTTTGACGAGGTCCTGAAAGCACTGGGGCATTCCCGTTATGATCAGCTGCCCGTGGTCAACAGGCAGAATGAACTGGTGGGGGTGATCAAGTATACCGATATCGCGGACACCCTTTTTGAACCCGGTCTCCGGCATATCGTGGTGGCCGGGGACATTGCCACGCGCGTCCCCCTGAAGCTGACCCCGGACGACTCCATTGAAACCGCCATGGCGGCCCTTAAGAAACATTCCGGCAACACCTGGCTGGTGGTGGTGGACAAAAATGATCCCAAAAAACTGTTGGGCATGGTGCGGCACAATGAGGTATTGTCCACGCACCTGTACCAGGACGCGGAATCAAACAGACGGTGA
- a CDS encoding YecA family protein, whose product MVFQQDKETGEYIALILEDGIQKTYGCIFEVCKNPICSCRTVDVILAPVQDNTRQNSPLSSRRIEIDLIEKKYTFPSDRSANPEDSAFADLFLSQLGDEDFTFLEKKFLVYKNKISESADLEGFEGFFDYEAVERDGLMYAYNDVLPYGNQMRVTINDREYLIFDQFCLLPGCSCTHTVMDILPETEAETATEASFALKLIYTKKRWETDEDLPGSITLAAVRSAIEERHPDFYRTLRIRHEKLKYIYQKCREKEFLPAQPAQSSKVGRNDPCPCGSGKKYKKCCFGKASAGKTSGVLSREKIDSVLWQKEIRNEWDHR is encoded by the coding sequence ATGGTGTTTCAACAGGATAAAGAGACCGGAGAATATATTGCCCTCATTTTGGAGGATGGAATCCAGAAAACCTATGGGTGTATTTTTGAAGTATGCAAAAATCCGATTTGCAGTTGCAGAACAGTGGACGTTATTCTGGCACCGGTTCAGGACAACACCCGGCAGAATTCGCCTTTGTCTTCCCGCAGAATTGAAATCGATCTGATTGAAAAAAAATACACGTTTCCGTCAGACAGGTCCGCAAACCCGGAGGATTCAGCATTTGCTGATTTGTTTTTGTCGCAGTTGGGTGACGAGGATTTTACATTTCTGGAAAAAAAATTTTTGGTGTACAAAAATAAAATCAGTGAATCAGCAGATTTGGAAGGCTTTGAAGGTTTTTTTGATTACGAAGCCGTGGAGCGGGACGGATTGATGTATGCGTACAACGATGTGCTGCCCTATGGAAACCAGATGCGTGTTACCATTAATGACCGGGAATATTTGATTTTTGACCAGTTCTGCCTGCTGCCGGGCTGCTCATGTACACATACTGTTATGGATATTCTGCCGGAAACAGAAGCAGAAACTGCGACGGAAGCATCTTTCGCCTTGAAGCTGATATATACCAAAAAGCGCTGGGAGACGGATGAAGACCTGCCTGGCTCAATAACCCTGGCGGCTGTCCGCTCAGCCATTGAAGAAAGACATCCTGATTTTTACAGGACCCTTCGCATCAGGCATGAAAAACTGAAATACATCTACCAGAAGTGCCGGGAAAAGGAATTTTTACCCGCACAGCCGGCACAATCATCAAAAGTCGGCAGAAATGACCCATGCCCCTGCGGCAGCGGGAAAAAATATAAAAAATGCTGTTTTGGAAAAGCCAGCGCCGGGAAAACATCCGGTGTCCTGTCCAGGGAAAAAATAGATTCGGTTTTGTGGCAAAAAGAGATCCGAAATGAATGGGATCATCGTTGA
- a CDS encoding ATP-binding protein has product MIYRSAEAHLETWINKSNRKPLVIRGARQVGKSTLVRQFAKKLKKTLIEINLERHLFLDDIFKTLDTDSALREIEALSGIPVSTPGAILFLDEIQSTPHALQLLRYLYEEKKELPVIAAGSLLEFTLADHSFSMPVGRIEYMHLGPMTFTEFLRAAEPALTRYVEEFSMTSSLPAAAHEKLKKAQRKYVFTGGMPEAVQAWCESGSLKDVGDVHRSISETYEDDFSKYAQSRQLVLMQRVFRTIPRIVGNKVKYSNISREHPSGKIKEILDLLSKAKICHRVHHSHCSGLPLNSDIKDTVYKLLFMDIGLMNHICGNDWTYLQSFPDRDLVNEGAIAEQFIGQHLLTAQKNSPSLHYWVRQARTANAEIDYVISHGPLIIPIEVKSGKSGSLKSLQQFATKKNISLAVRFDLNPPGLQKTAHGISTENGIETAGFSLLSLPLYLVEALPKVLDEIREQAR; this is encoded by the coding sequence ATGATATATCGTTCGGCAGAAGCCCATCTTGAAACCTGGATCAACAAATCAAACCGGAAACCGCTGGTCATCAGAGGTGCCCGCCAGGTCGGAAAATCCACACTGGTAAGACAATTTGCCAAAAAACTGAAAAAAACCCTGATCGAAATCAATCTGGAACGGCACCTGTTTCTGGATGATATTTTCAAAACCCTTGACACAGATTCTGCTTTAAGAGAAATCGAAGCATTGAGCGGCATACCGGTTTCGACCCCCGGCGCTATCCTTTTCCTTGACGAAATTCAATCGACACCGCACGCGCTCCAGCTTCTGCGCTATCTGTATGAAGAAAAAAAAGAATTGCCCGTCATTGCCGCAGGATCACTCCTGGAATTCACCCTTGCGGACCATTCATTTTCAATGCCGGTCGGACGTATCGAATACATGCATCTGGGCCCCATGACGTTCACTGAGTTCCTCCGGGCTGCTGAGCCGGCCTTAACCCGATATGTAGAGGAATTTTCCATGACATCCTCCTTACCGGCGGCAGCCCATGAAAAACTCAAAAAAGCCCAGCGCAAATATGTGTTTACAGGCGGCATGCCGGAAGCCGTGCAGGCCTGGTGTGAAAGCGGCTCCCTCAAAGATGTGGGAGATGTTCACCGGTCCATCTCGGAAACGTATGAAGATGATTTTTCCAAATATGCCCAATCCCGCCAGCTGGTACTCATGCAGAGAGTCTTCAGAACCATCCCGAGAATTGTCGGAAATAAGGTAAAATACAGCAACATCTCCCGGGAGCACCCCTCCGGAAAAATAAAGGAGATCCTGGATCTTTTGTCAAAAGCAAAAATCTGCCACAGGGTGCATCACAGCCATTGTTCCGGTCTTCCATTGAACTCAGACATCAAAGACACGGTTTACAAATTGCTGTTCATGGATATCGGGCTGATGAATCATATCTGCGGCAATGACTGGACCTATCTGCAATCTTTTCCTGACCGTGATCTTGTCAATGAAGGCGCCATTGCCGAACAGTTCATCGGCCAGCACCTTTTGACAGCTCAGAAAAATTCACCATCCCTGCATTACTGGGTCAGACAGGCCAGAACAGCCAATGCAGAAATCGACTATGTCATTTCCCACGGCCCGTTGATCATCCCCATTGAAGTCAAATCGGGAAAAAGCGGATCATTGAAATCGCTGCAACAGTTTGCTACGAAAAAAAACATCTCCCTGGCTGTCAGGTTTGACCTGAATCCCCCGGGCCTCCAGAAAACCGCCCACGGGATCAGCACGGAAAACGGCATTGAAACGGCCGGCTTTTCCCTGCTTTCCCTGCCGTTATACCTGGTGGAAGCACTGCCGAAGGTGTTGGATGAAATCCGGGAACAAGCCCGATAA
- a CDS encoding ribonuclease H-like domain-containing protein has product MLINSFIHIPGVGAVTEKRLWTAGLLDWHQVGSADACDIPARSLMRIAACMAESCEHLDKNNPAYFADHLPAGEHWRFFPQFRKTTAFMDIETTGMDMFGSEITTIALYDGESINYYVQGQNLDAFMEDIGRYNVIVTYNGKTFDVPFIEKYFGIEMAHAHIDLRYVLKSLGYGGGLKMCEKALGLDRGDLDGVDGFFAVLLWREFQQTGNIKALETLLAYNIEDVVNLETLMVLAYNMKLKDTPFSRTHALPMPGIPDIPFKPDRSTIERIRQKFQVNFFQDMDR; this is encoded by the coding sequence ATGCTGATCAATTCATTTATTCATATACCGGGGGTCGGGGCGGTCACGGAAAAGCGGTTGTGGACGGCGGGGCTGCTGGACTGGCACCAGGTGGGTTCGGCGGATGCCTGTGATATTCCCGCCAGAAGTCTGATGCGCATTGCCGCGTGCATGGCGGAATCCTGTGAGCACTTGGACAAAAACAACCCGGCCTATTTTGCAGATCATCTGCCGGCCGGGGAACACTGGCGGTTTTTTCCGCAGTTCAGGAAAACCACGGCATTCATGGATATCGAAACCACGGGCATGGATATGTTCGGAAGCGAGATCACCACCATTGCCCTGTATGACGGGGAATCCATCAACTATTATGTCCAGGGACAAAATCTGGATGCGTTCATGGAGGATATCGGCCGGTACAACGTAATCGTCACCTACAACGGCAAAACCTTTGATGTGCCGTTTATCGAGAAGTATTTCGGTATTGAAATGGCCCATGCGCATATCGATCTGCGGTATGTGCTGAAAAGCCTGGGATACGGCGGCGGGTTGAAGATGTGTGAAAAAGCCCTGGGCCTGGACCGGGGGGATCTGGACGGGGTGGACGGGTTTTTTGCGGTCCTGTTGTGGCGGGAGTTTCAGCAGACCGGCAATATCAAGGCCCTGGAAACCCTGTTGGCATACAATATCGAGGATGTGGTGAACCTGGAGACCCTGATGGTTCTGGCCTACAACATGAAACTGAAAGATACGCCTTTCAGCCGGACCCATGCCCTGCCCATGCCCGGAATCCCGGACATTCCGTTTAAACCGGACCGGTCAACCATCGAGAGAATCCGGCAGAAGTTTCAGGTGAATTTTTTTCAGGATATGGATCGATGA
- a CDS encoding LysE family translocator, whose translation MMPLSAWFTFFVMMTAIAYTPGPMTMFSMSSSVKHGFYRTLPGIFGGSAAYMVQMVVVYLGLGVIVQNSTVVFNTIKWVGVFYLVLLGIKNWRQSIRDMEMTHTGLPVSPVKQFSLGFATGMSNPKSVLVFTVLFPQFIHPDHYTAHFLVLAASFFVIQGSSAMAYALFGARVFKWLRRRNLARVQNRVTAVILFCAGGILAVSKK comes from the coding sequence ATGATGCCGTTAAGCGCGTGGTTTACCTTTTTTGTGATGATGACGGCCATTGCCTATACGCCGGGGCCCATGACCATGTTTTCCATGTCCTCCAGCGTAAAGCACGGGTTTTACCGGACCCTGCCGGGTATTTTCGGCGGGTCGGCCGCCTATATGGTCCAGATGGTGGTGGTGTACCTGGGGCTCGGGGTGATTGTTCAGAACTCCACGGTGGTATTCAACACCATCAAGTGGGTGGGTGTCTTCTACCTGGTCCTGCTGGGGATCAAAAACTGGCGGCAGTCCATCCGGGATATGGAAATGACCCACACGGGCCTGCCTGTCTCCCCGGTCAAGCAGTTTTCCTTAGGATTTGCCACGGGCATGTCCAACCCCAAGTCCGTGCTGGTGTTCACGGTGCTGTTTCCCCAGTTTATCCACCCGGATCATTACACGGCCCATTTTCTGGTTCTGGCGGCCAGTTTTTTTGTCATCCAGGGTAGCAGCGCCATGGCCTATGCCCTGTTCGGTGCAAGGGTGTTTAAATGGCTGCGCCGGCGGAACCTGGCCCGGGTCCAGAACCGGGTCACGGCCGTGATTCTGTTTTGTGCCGGCGGGATACTGGCGGTCAGTAAAAAATAG
- a CDS encoding O-acetylhomoserine aminocarboxypropyltransferase/cysteine synthase family protein, with protein sequence MTHKFNTLALHAGIHTDDTLSRGVPVHRTTAYLFKDTAHAADLFALKKLGNIYSRLQNPTQDVLEKRVAALENGAAALAVASGTAAIFYTIINICGHGDEVVSTANLYGGTITMFSHMLPEMGIKVHYVHPDKKDDIEQAITPATRLLFCETIGNPSLDVVNIRKMADIADKHHLPLAVDSTFTTPYLIRPIEHGAHIVIHSLTKWMGGHGTALGGIAVDSGTFDWTDARFRLYNDPDPSYHDLRFAHDLGDLNPLAFILRMRVGPLRNLGACISPDNAWIFLQGIETLGLRMKQHCENAQAVAKFLSDHPAVAWVRYPGLPSDPSHDTATSQFENGFGGMVVFGLKSGRKGGETFINSLHLFSHLANVGDAKSLAIHPGSTTHSQLTDAELIEAGVTPDMVRLSIGIEDIDDILADLDQAIIAAR encoded by the coding sequence ATGACCCACAAATTCAACACCCTGGCCCTTCATGCCGGCATTCACACGGATGACACCCTGTCCCGGGGGGTGCCGGTCCACCGCACCACGGCTTACCTGTTCAAGGACACGGCCCACGCTGCTGACCTGTTTGCCTTAAAAAAACTGGGCAACATCTATTCCCGTCTCCAGAACCCCACCCAGGATGTGCTGGAAAAACGGGTGGCGGCCCTGGAAAACGGGGCCGCGGCCCTGGCAGTGGCCTCGGGCACGGCCGCGATTTTCTACACCATCATCAATATCTGCGGCCACGGGGATGAGGTGGTGTCCACGGCCAACCTGTACGGCGGCACCATCACCATGTTCTCCCACATGCTGCCGGAAATGGGTATCAAAGTGCACTATGTCCATCCGGACAAAAAAGACGACATCGAACAGGCCATCACCCCGGCCACGAGATTGTTGTTCTGCGAAACCATCGGCAACCCGTCCCTGGACGTGGTGAACATCCGGAAAATGGCGGACATCGCCGACAAACACCATCTTCCCCTGGCCGTGGATTCCACATTCACAACGCCGTATCTGATCCGGCCCATTGAACACGGGGCCCACATCGTGATCCATTCCCTCACCAAATGGATGGGGGGCCACGGCACGGCCCTGGGCGGCATTGCCGTGGACAGCGGCACCTTTGACTGGACCGATGCCAGATTCCGGCTGTACAATGATCCGGACCCCTCCTACCACGATCTGCGGTTTGCCCATGATCTGGGGGATTTAAACCCGCTGGCGTTCATCCTGCGGATGCGGGTGGGACCGCTGCGGAATTTAGGGGCCTGCATCAGCCCGGACAATGCCTGGATATTTTTGCAGGGCATCGAAACGTTGGGACTGCGCATGAAACAGCATTGTGAAAACGCTCAGGCCGTGGCAAAATTCCTTTCGGATCACCCGGCCGTGGCCTGGGTAAGATACCCGGGACTGCCCAGCGATCCTTCCCATGACACGGCCACATCCCAGTTTGAAAACGGGTTTGGCGGCATGGTGGTGTTCGGGCTCAAATCCGGCCGAAAAGGCGGGGAAACATTCATCAACAGCTTGCACCTGTTCTCCCACCTGGCCAATGTGGGAGATGCCAAAAGCCTGGCCATCCATCCGGGTTCCACCACCCATTCCCAGCTCACGGATGCGGAACTCATCGAAGCCGGGGTCACCCCGGACATGGTGCGGCTGTCCATCGGCATCGAGGACATTGACGACATCCTGGCGGACCTGGACCAGGCCATTATAGCAGCCCGATGA
- a CDS encoding type II toxin-antitoxin system HipA family toxin, with product MLHLDVILIFPTRLKIKCGEIITGTPDPNGRIKGAFRYTPEYLQHPDAFPLDPVNLPLNPKEFLSNRPQGVHGVFEDALPDDWGRKILARKANLTLREQTEPRFLEALGNNGMGALCFETGHPVKAQDPSADIVTLDKLLELALKYDAGEYLNDQEFAVLALCGSSPGGARPKSLVRDKDNTLWLAKFPRHNDPVHVEPIEAATLALARNAGLNIPEFKLIPVGSRNTLLVKRFDVADTGGRYHMISMKTLLNASYYAWYTDIFKAVKKYSTQPSIDIPALFRQMVFNAAIGNTDDHLKNFSMLHKETGLCLSPAYDLLPDIHGKRSHSLSFPEGAGEFAPDRSPFLRFGATLNIKNPDHIIDSMIREVSAWQDIFKEYEVPDPDIQKLAGDINYRLAQLNKRNR from the coding sequence TTGCTTCATCTGGATGTCATCCTTATTTTTCCAACCCGTTTGAAAATAAAATGCGGCGAAATCATTACGGGAACGCCTGATCCCAACGGCAGAATCAAGGGAGCATTCCGTTATACCCCTGAATATTTGCAGCATCCGGATGCATTTCCGCTGGACCCTGTCAACCTGCCGCTGAATCCAAAAGAGTTCTTATCCAATCGACCCCAGGGGGTTCACGGGGTGTTCGAAGATGCCCTGCCCGATGACTGGGGCAGGAAAATTCTGGCCCGCAAAGCGAATCTCACCCTTCGGGAACAGACAGAACCCCGATTTCTGGAAGCGCTTGGAAACAATGGAATGGGGGCGTTATGCTTTGAAACCGGCCATCCAGTCAAGGCACAGGATCCCAGTGCCGATATTGTGACCCTGGACAAACTGCTTGAACTGGCATTGAAATATGATGCCGGCGAATATCTGAACGATCAGGAATTCGCCGTATTGGCATTATGCGGCAGCTCTCCCGGTGGCGCCCGCCCGAAATCACTGGTTCGAGACAAAGACAATACCCTGTGGCTTGCAAAATTCCCCAGACACAACGATCCCGTTCATGTCGAACCCATAGAAGCTGCCACACTGGCACTTGCCCGGAATGCAGGCTTGAACATACCTGAATTTAAACTGATCCCTGTGGGTTCCCGCAACACGTTACTGGTAAAACGATTCGATGTAGCAGACACCGGCGGCAGATATCATATGATCAGCATGAAAACACTGTTGAACGCCTCATATTATGCCTGGTACACGGATATTTTCAAGGCAGTGAAAAAATACAGTACTCAGCCGTCGATCGATATTCCGGCGCTGTTCCGGCAAATGGTGTTCAACGCCGCCATCGGCAATACGGATGATCATCTGAAAAATTTCAGCATGCTTCACAAAGAAACCGGGTTGTGCCTGTCTCCCGCCTATGACCTGCTGCCTGATATCCATGGAAAACGATCCCATTCATTGTCATTTCCCGAAGGCGCTGGAGAATTCGCGCCTGACAGATCTCCATTTCTGAGATTTGGCGCAACTCTGAACATCAAAAATCCGGATCACATCATCGATTCGATGATCCGGGAAGTATCCGCCTGGCAGGATATTTTTAAAGAATATGAAGTACCAGATCCAGATATTCAGAAACTTGCCGGGGACATCAATTACCGACTGGCGCAATTAAATAAGAGAAACAGGTGA
- a CDS encoding helix-turn-helix transcriptional regulator: protein MIDDIEKTALKNLGQRLKTARLARNDSQKEFAWRIGVSIPTLQNMEQGKPTVAIGTWIKALNMLDRLDDLNRLLAPEESLFAQHEQIKQLSGRQRARRKK, encoded by the coding sequence ATGATTGATGATATAGAAAAAACCGCCTTAAAAAATCTGGGCCAGCGATTGAAAACCGCCCGGCTGGCGCGTAATGATTCCCAAAAAGAATTTGCCTGGCGGATAGGGGTCTCCATTCCCACCCTGCAAAACATGGAGCAGGGCAAACCCACAGTAGCCATCGGCACCTGGATAAAAGCCCTGAACATGCTTGACAGGCTCGATGATCTGAACCGTTTGCTGGCCCCTGAAGAATCGTTGTTCGCCCAACACGAGCAGATCAAACAACTTTCCGGCCGGCAACGTGCCAGGAGGAAAAAATAA
- a CDS encoding class I SAM-dependent methyltransferase, translating to MPDTTITYYTTHVKDLVKRYESADVPDLHALLADSFPHGARLLELGCGSGRDAAFMLENGFDITASDGVQEMIDAAAACHPVLDGRLHRIRLPEDLTPALGVFDGVYAVATLMHLTRPDIQEVFSRVHRILVPGGRLFFSVPLHRDDVAADEFDAQGRRFTPLTHAEWTGLCRRAGFEILTSTPTSDGLGRKTFAWLNCLAVTDRKK from the coding sequence GTGCCTGACACCACGATCACATACTATACCACCCACGTCAAAGACCTGGTTAAGCGCTATGAATCCGCGGATGTGCCGGATCTGCACGCGCTTCTGGCGGACAGCTTTCCCCACGGCGCCCGGCTCCTGGAACTGGGATGCGGATCGGGCAGGGATGCCGCGTTCATGCTGGAAAACGGATTTGATATCACGGCATCGGACGGGGTTCAGGAGATGATCGATGCGGCGGCCGCCTGCCACCCGGTCCTTGACGGCCGCCTGCACCGCATCCGGCTGCCCGAGGATTTGACCCCGGCTTTGGGCGTTTTTGACGGGGTGTATGCCGTGGCCACCCTTATGCACCTGACCCGGCCGGACATTCAGGAGGTCTTTTCCAGGGTCCACCGGATCCTTGTTCCCGGCGGCCGCCTGTTTTTTTCCGTGCCCCTGCACAGAGACGATGTGGCGGCCGATGAATTCGATGCCCAAGGCCGCCGGTTCACCCCCCTGACCCATGCCGAGTGGACCGGCCTCTGCCGCCGGGCCGGGTTTGAGATCCTCACATCCACCCCCACATCCGACGGGCTGGGCCGGAAAACCTTTGCCTGGCTCAACTGCCTGGCCGTGACGGACAGAAAAAAATAA